The nucleotide sequence AGGGCTTTCCGCTCCATCATGACGCGGTCGCGAGCCTGGTTGGAGACTGCCAGCAAGATGTCGTTGAGAGTTTGGAGGCTCATCCCGAGAAACGCGTTCCCGCAGACATTGTACAGAGCCATGGGAACAACGAACCGTAAAACCGCTCAGCAGTTCAATTCAGCGCTCTCGTGGGGGTTCCGCGCATACAAACGACAAATTGCTTTGCCTCTCTTTGCGACTCAGGGTAGCCTAAGCACAGTGTGGAGGTGCGCAAGGATGAAGCGAAAGTCCGTAGTGAAACTATTGAGCGCTGGATTGATGGCGGCGGCGGCCATTCTTTCCCCAGGACTCGCGCCGCAACTGCGAGCCGACGATAAACAGCCCGCGCCGATGAAACTAAAAGTCGGCGATACGGCGCCCGATTTCAAACTGCACTACTTCGACGGAAACGATCTGAAAGAAGTTTCCCTGAGCCAGTATCGCGGCAAGAAGAACGTCGTGTTGGCGTTCTATATATTTGCGTTCACCGGTGGTTGAACCGCGCAAATGAAGGCTTTCCAGCAGAATTTGCAGAAGCTGGAAGCCACTGACACCCAGGTTCTGGGTGTAAGCATGGATAGCGCCTTCGCCAACAAAGCCTTCGCCGACTCCATCGGCGTGACCTTCCCGCTACTGAGCGACTGGGGAGGAGACATCACCCGCCAATACGGCATCTACCTGGACAAATACAAAGCGCCGCGCAGGATTAATTTTCTGATCGGCAAAGACGGGAAGATTCTGGAAGAGCAACTGGACGACTCCGCCATCGATCCAACGAAAATTGTGGATGCGTGCGAGCGCAAGAAACTGAATCGATAATCTGGTTTCGGACTATTTCTCGTCCACTCGCCGCCGGTGGACGAGAAATAATCGCGTCTTAACTGGCATGGAAGTTTGACCCCCCACTCCCCCGCTGATATGATTTTTATGCGGGGTGGAGCAGCCTGGTAGCTCGTTGGGCTCATAACCCAAAGGTCGGAGGTTCAAATCCTCTCCCCGCAACCAAAACCCTCCACGATCGTCTCCCCGCAAGTCGCCTAGAGTATTTGAGTTGGGAGCGTTCCTTCGGTCATGAGTTTCCTAGTTTTTCGCCTGGTGCCCCAGGTTCGCGCCCCGTTTTCAAGTTCAGCCACACGAATACTCAGGTTTTGGGGAGCTAACCTGGGCCATAGCTAAACGACGCGACCGCCCAACTGCGGGCGCAGTTTTCTCACCATGCCACGCGATCTGTAGGGATACTAGGAATGCGGCCAATTTTTCTAAGCCCAGGTTAGCGCCCCGAGAACCGATCATCGGAAATCGGCCGTTCGTACGGTGGCGCGAACCTGGGGCACCGGGCGAAGATTTATACTCGACTCACGGTTCAGGCGACATGAACGGGGTGCATTTTGAAAAGGGAAACGTATGAACAAATCTTCGCGCCGGACAACCGCAGCCTACTAGAGATAAGGGTATTTGACACAACAATCGCAGATTGGCAGATCGTCCTAGACCATTTGACGAGAAACTACCTGGTCTCATTTTCAGAAGATGGCGTTACGGCTCCTCTACCAACTGCTTCGGCAATCTGGCAAGGCCCTAGGAATGTGTCGTTCCTAGTGGCAGCGATGATTTGCGGCGTCAGCCTAAATTGTCAGTTTTTTGACGTCGGCCAGATCCAAATGAACCTGCTGCCAGAGGAGGTGAACTCGGTAGAAAAAGCCGAGGCAGTGTTTCGGGTCATGACCGACATCGCATCATTGCTTAAGAAAGAAGTGTTACTGACTTCTGAATTCGGACGTGCTACTCGTGAAAAACTTAGAGAGATCGCTGTCTGTCGCGTAGATGGACAGAACTCCTTACTCGTATCTAGACTCGACGCTGACGAGGATGCGGGTACGATCTGATCTGGTGAGTCCACCTGGTGCCCCAGGTTCGCGCCCCTATTTCAATTCAGACCCACGGCATACCCAGGTTTTGGGACGCTGACTTGGGGCCCCCGGCAAAAGGTGATCGCGATGACTTCGGACGAAACAAAGTTCTTCCAACTAGTGGATGCCTATTCCCGAAGTCGCTATCGGTGTTTCGTTGCGGAAATGTTCCCGACTGTCGAGCACCAAGAATACACAGTATGTCTGCGCCCAATCGATCGCAGCTTGGAATCCCCGGAGCGATCTGACTGCCGCTATCTGAGGATTCATGCGGCGGAAGTCCGCACGGCGGGACAAAGCGGTGTGCTTGGGCTCTCAATGAGCGAAGAACTGGATGCGGTACTCAGGAGTTGGCGCTAACAGCTATGACTCCGGGAGTTTGGGGACAGACGGATGAAGTGTACCCCATCCGTCTGTCCCCCTATTTGAGGGCGTCCCCTGTTTGAGCTCCGAGGCCGGAGCGTATCCGTTCAGTGCGGTAGCGAGAAGGAAACGACGGTGCTCCCGGCAGCTAGCGCTACATATTGCACTCCGTCCACCTCATAGCTCATCGGAGAAGCGCGGATTGTTTGGCCGGTGTTGAAATCCCACAGCGGATGACCGGTGCGTGCATCGACGGCTGCAAACGATCCGGAGTCGTCCCCAAAAAATACAACGCCGCCGGCGGTCGCCAAGGTTCCTGCCCAGGACGTCCCTTTCCCGATCTGGGGATAGCGCCAAACCTGGGTTCCATCAGGGATGCTATAAGCCAGGAGTATCTTCTGCCGCTCTGCCGTCTGGATTCGCTTTGTACCGGTGGAGTAGTAGGTCTCTCCCTCTTTGAACTCCGAAGGTTTCGAAAAGAACATGTCGCAATTCTCTAGCGCCAGGAAATAGAACATCCGAATCGCGGGATTATAGGAAGGGGAATACCAGTTCGTCGCACCTTCTATGCCGGGGCAGATGCGTGTGCCGTCTGGCGTCGGGATGAGCCCGGTGAGATTGGGGCGGCCAGTGTCATCGATCCCCTTGGCCCAGGTTACTTCGTTTAGAAACCGTGTCGCCTTGAGGAATTTTCCATTTGTCCGGTCGAGAAAATACAGAAAGCCGTTCCGGTTGGCCTGTACGAGCAGCTTGCGCCGCACTCCATGATCATCGACGTCAATTAATACAGGAGTTTCGTTCGCGTCGTAGTCGAACAGATCATGCGGAGTGAATTGAAAGTACCACTTCAACTTTCCGGTATCGGCATCTATGGCCAAAACGCAATCCGTATATAAATCATCTCCCGGACGCGACTCTCCAGCGAAATCCGGTGCGGGGTTGCTGGTGGTCCAATAGAGGAGATTGAGTTCAGGGTCGTACGTGCCTGGCATCCAAGTCGTGGCGCCGCCATGGAGATAGGCGTCGCCTGGCCAGCTGGAAGAGCCAGGTTCTCCGGGGGACGGTATCGTCCAAAACTTCCATCGCAATGTACCCGTTTCCGCATCGAAGGCCGAAAGAAAGCCACGCACTCCGCTGTCGCCGCCCGAAGAGCCAACAATGACTTCGTCTTTGACAACGAGTGGAGCACTGGTCGCGCCATAACCTTTTCTGATATCGGCGAACGTTACATCCCAAAGCAAACGACCCGAGCGGCTATCCATGCAAAGCAGGCGGGCATCGTCGGTTTCCATATAGACGCGGTTTCGCCAGAGACCCACGCCTCGATTCTTGTGGGCGGCAGCGTCATCGAGCAATCCGCTGCTCACGGCGCGTTCGTGTTTCCACAATTCACGCCCCGTACGTGCGTCTAATGCAGTCAGGGTATTTGCGGCGGTCACATACATGACCCCGTTGTAGACGACGGGCGTGACCTCCAATTTCGTGGTGTTGTCGGCATGGAATATCCACGCGGCCCGCAAGTGCGAAGCATTGGTTGCGTTGATGCTACTCAGGCTGCTGTACCGTTGCCCGGAGTAGTCTCCGTTGTAAGACGTCCAATTCTTTCCGTTCGGGCTGGCAGTCACATCTTCTACGACGGCCTGTTTGCCTTGGCTAGCGGCTTTCGACAGTTCTTGAGCGCGCGCTGACGGGCCATTCCCACCCAGGCAGCAAGCAAGGCTTGCGACGGCCAACCTGCGAGGCCAAGACTTCCTCATCATTGAGTTCGGCCCAAGCTTTCTATCTCTACCTCTCCCAGCGAGCCACGGTCCAATCCGCTGGAGTCGACCAGGTGCAGGGAGACTCGACCGGGATGCCCCTGAAACGATATCGAACTCTGCAAGGAGACAATCTTCCGAGGATCTGATTCCGCGAGAGTTTGCGTACCCATCGGTGATCCCCTGGAACTGTAAAAATGGGCGACTAGTTGTCCGGCGAAGAAGACACCGAAGGTTCCCGAGATGTCGATCCTTCCTGCACTGGCGCCTTCAACGGCGCGCAAAGGTTTGAAGATTATGCCCGCGTCACTCACGCTCTGGAAACTGCCGTCGCCACGAGTAGGGAACCACTCCGTATCAAAGCTGTAGGATTCCCCTGGGTAGAGCCGCACCATCGGAGAATTCAACTCAGCCTCCATATAAAACGGAGCGGGCTCTTTGTCGGGGCGTCCAAAGGTCACCGTGCCGTCCGCAGCCTGACGAATCTCTGGTCCATTGGTCCAGAAAATAACGGAAGCTTTTCCTGGGTATTGTTTGGTGTCGTCGTAACGGAATCGCTCGACCATCGCATACTGGCTGGTGCCGTCCACCACCGCCAACCATCCATCCCTCGAATCCAGCCACAACTCCGCCGCGAGCGGGACATAGTGGACCGAAAAGAGGCCATCCTTGTTGACCTTGACGGCAGAGTTCTCCGCGGGTCCGAACCTCACATGGTATCGGTTGAGGTAGGCGCTAGTTGGATTTGCGCTGCTGAATCCCCAAATCTCCCGATTGTGGTGCGACGGATCTTTTGGATCCGAGGTGTCATATTGTGTTACCGATTGTACGGACCATTCGATGGGGTGTCCGCTTGCGTTCGAAAACACCGTGTGAAAACGGATGCGCGGAGAGTTCGCATCAAGGCTCACTGTGCGTGTGAATTGGAGCCCTGTGTTTGGATCCGCAGGCCCGGTGAGCGAGACCTCGCATTTTTCCCCCTGCGAAAGGGCGCGGAAAGCAAACGGACCGTCGTCCAGAATGTCAGAGCCTCCGACCCAGTGCTGTTCGTCATCATTTCCTTCGGGAAGCACCCACAACTTGTCGCCGCCATAGTTAACCCACCCGCTGTTCGAGGGCGGCACGTATTTGCCCGCATGTTTTGGATTAACGAATAGGAATGGGTGCTCGTCAAAAACGACTTGCATGAGGCGCCCGCCGTTTTGCGGTACAAAAATCAGTTTTACCCAGGAGTTGGAAACCTGCTGCGCTTGCCAGCCTTTGTAATTGACGGCTTCGATCTTGCAGTTTGCGGTGGCGGAAGCAAGCGACGTTTGCGCATGGCCTTCCTCTTGAACAAGCCATGGCAAAGACAAGAGCGCGAGAAATCGCAGGATCCGGAATGTCCATCGTTTATTCATTCGTGCAGCCCGAAGATACGATTTTAGAATTTCTCACGGCGATCAGCGACATCTGTTCCAGATCCGGATAGTGTCCCTCTGCGTCGGGGGAGCGCTCCGTCGCCGGGGGCCGTTGCTGAACCAGCGTCTGCACGGGCGGCGTACCCGGAAAATATTGGGAATAGACTCTGTCAAATGCGTCGCGATCCGCAAGGTTATCCAGGTAGACGGTTGTGCTGACTATTTGATCGAAATCCATCCCTGCTTCTTGCAGGTTGTCGAGTTGATTGCGCATGGTTTGCCGGAGTTGCGCTCCGGTTGTGCTGCCAAACACACCACCGTGAGGGCCCGGAATAAATCCGCTCTTGGCGGAACAATAAAGCGTTTCGCCGGCAAACACGCACGGACTCGCGGTTGGGCTTGGCGGCATGTTTCTGGGGCGGATGGAGCGCCGCAGGACTAGATCGCGCACGGCTACTCCCGTGTATTCAATTTGTGCCTGCATCGGCAATGAAGTCACTTCGATCGTGGCGCGTCCTGGCGTGTTGCCAAATTCAAAGCGCCGCGCGTAGCGCTCATTCATAACCTTGCCAGGTATTTTTTCCGTTAAATAAGGATTCACGAAGACATAATGCTTCATGGTTAGTCCGGCAGCTTCCGCTACAGCCTTCAGTCCATCCAGGGCAAAATCAGTTTGCGCTCCAGGATCGTCCGGTGGCTTGCCGGTTTTGGGGTCGAGTCCCTGCATTGCGGACACAAACAGCCGGTCAACCGTCAGGATCCCCGGTGAAAATAGCCCACCTGATTTGTAGTCCGGAGGAATGACGGCTTTGCGTTCCGTCAGGCTGCGAACAGCAACCGCATTGATCTGAATACCTGGGCGGGGAAGCTTCGCAACGCCCAGTACGGCTCCGGCGGGCGGAACACCAGGGAAGTACTTCTTAAAGATCGATTCAAATGACGGATAGTTGCTCATGTCTTCCAGATAAACCTGGACATAAACAACATGCTCCATCGTCAGGCCCGATCTGCCAAGAGTTGCTTT is from Acidobacteriota bacterium and encodes:
- a CDS encoding PQQ-dependent dehydrogenase, methanol/ethanol family, with the protein product MMRKSWPRRLAVASLACCLGGNGPSARAQELSKAASQGKQAVVEDVTASPNGKNWTSYNGDYSGQRYSSLSSINATNASHLRAAWIFHADNTTKLEVTPVVYNGVMYVTAANTLTALDARTGRELWKHERAVSSGLLDDAAAHKNRGVGLWRNRVYMETDDARLLCMDSRSGRLLWDVTFADIRKGYGATSAPLVVKDEVIVGSSGGDSGVRGFLSAFDAETGTLRWKFWTIPSPGEPGSSSWPGDAYLHGGATTWMPGTYDPELNLLYWTTSNPAPDFAGESRPGDDLYTDCVLAIDADTGKLKWYFQFTPHDLFDYDANETPVLIDVDDHGVRRKLLVQANRNGFLYFLDRTNGKFLKATRFLNEVTWAKGIDDTGRPNLTGLIPTPDGTRICPGIEGATNWYSPSYNPAIRMFYFLALENCDMFFSKPSEFKEGETYYSTGTKRIQTAERQKILLAYSIPDGTQVWRYPQIGKGTSWAGTLATAGGVVFFGDDSGSFAAVDARTGHPLWDFNTGQTIRASPMSYEVDGVQYVALAAGSTVVSFSLPH
- a CDS encoding RidA family protein, producing MRQCLLGFALLAAGAANAQVSPSGTGANPTVPASKCTSTMEGDGYLYVAAQGSNRHDGSVADNFTAQATQSLDNVKATLGRSGLTMEHVVYVQVYLEDMSNYPSFESIFKKYFPGVPPAGAVLGVAKLPRPGIQINAVAVRSLTERKAVIPPDYKSGGLFSPGILTVDRLFVSAMQGLDPKTGKPPDDPGAQTDFALDGLKAVAEAAGLTMKHYVFVNPYLTEKIPGKVMNERYARRFEFGNTPGRATIEVTSLPMQAQIEYTGVAVRDLVLRRSIRPRNMPPSPTASPCVFAGETLYCSAKSGFIPGPHGGVFGSTTGAQLRQTMRNQLDNLQEAGMDFDQIVSTTVYLDNLADRDAFDRVYSQYFPGTPPVQTLVQQRPPATERSPDAEGHYPDLEQMSLIAVRNSKIVSSGCTNE
- a CDS encoding peroxiredoxin family protein — encoded protein: MKAFQQNLQKLEATDTQVLGVSMDSAFANKAFADSIGVTFPLLSDWGGDITRQYGIYLDKYKAPRRINFLIGKDGKILEEQLDDSAIDPTKIVDACERKKLNR
- a CDS encoding redoxin domain-containing protein: MKRKSVVKLLSAGLMAAAAILSPGLAPQLRADDKQPAPMKLKVGDTAPDFKLHYFDGNDLKEVSLSQYRGKKNVVLAFYIFAFTGG